AATGCTCTTCCTGATTTCTTCCTCCACCTGCTTGCGCTGTTTTTCTATTTCTAAGCGCTGCTGAGGCTGGCTTTGAGGAAGCGGTGCTGGAATGTTCGTCTGAGAGCCTGTCGAAGGCTTAGAACCGGAAGACGGACTCTGTTGGGCCTCAAGAGACGAACCGCAAGCTAATAAACCCAATGCGATGCTCCAAGCTTTAAAAGGAAAAGCTGAAGATTTATACATATTAGACCTCTCGGTTTAAGTGAAAAGCTTTATACATAAGCGGAAATAAGGCCATGCAATCAATCGCCCGTTTCCTTGATTAAAAGGGCTGTATCGCATGCCGTAATAGCCGTATCTAGCTGCGAAAGAATGGGATCTTCTACCGGATCCTCGACTAAGTCTTCACGGGCTTGGCGATAATTCTCCAAGCTATCCCTCAATTCTTCAAGCAAAGACTCTTTATCCAAATTTTGATTGATGTCTGTCTTAAGGTTCGGGACATTTCTTTCTTGATTCATAGAAACAGAGTACCGGGTGATGAGATCTTGACATCCCCGCAACGTTTCATCTGCTAAAATCGGATATTCTTCTTCGATTGATTGCCTTCTTTTCCGCATATGGTCTTTTAACTTTTCAAATTCTTGGCAAAGACGATGGATTGCTTCGAATTGCTTCGACCCTTGATCCGGTTGCTTTCTAAGATGGGATAAAGCTTTCAACTCCTCATCGATATCTTTTAAGCCATCATTGATCATTTTGCTTTGTTGGTCGCAAAGCGCAAGGTAATCAATAGTGGCAAAAAGATCATCTTTTCCATTGTCTTCTTTGAGTTCTGCCAATTCATCCAAAATCTCCTGCCATTGGGTTTGAAAGGTTTTTAAATTGGCTTCAATTTCTCCTATTCCATCTTCTTCCGAACGATTTGGCATAATTACCATCCTCTGTTTATCCCTCTTTAAATTAACTCTTAATGGATAGGTTCTCTTTTCAACAGAATATCCATGTCGCTCACATTTTTTGCACTCAAGGAGCCGTATCCTGCTTATTCTTAAAATGATGATAGATATATAAAAGAATCATCGCACCGATGAGGGACATAAAGAATCCCGCTGATTGATGTTCCTTATAAAGTCCAATCGCTTGTCCAATAAGTTTTCCGATAATCGCTCCGCCTATCCCTAAAAGGGTTGTCCATATGAAGCCCAAGGGATCTCTTCCTGGCATTAAAAACCTTGCAAACAGACCAACGATAAATCCAATAATAATTGCCCCAAGGATGCTCATCATTTTCTTTCTCCTTCCTTAATAATAAAAAAATTCTTATGGGATTCAAATCGTAATTAAGCAGATGAAAGCAAAACCTGCAAGGTAAATTTAAATTTTATTTTTCAATCTTTAAATTGGCTTAACCCCAGGATCTGACTAGTAAAGGAATCATTTTTGAAGCAAATTTTGACTTAATCGAAAAGCCATTTATAAAGAAATATGCGTTCATCTTGAAAATTAAATAATCTTCTAGATAAAGATAGTAAAAGTATTTGCAAATTTTTAAAAATCAATATGAACAAGAGAAACTTATGGCAAATGAAGTGATTAAAGACTTAGTGAGTCAGAAATTTCGTTTAGCTGGTATTGATATTAATCAAAACAACCGCTCGGGAATACAAGTCCATGATCAGCGCTTTTACGAAACCGTCTGGAACGAAGGGTCTTTGGGGCTTGGCGAGTCTTATATGAATGGCTGGTGGGATGCGGAACGAGTCGATGAATTTATCTATCATATTTTAAAGGCTGACCTAGAATCGACCATCAAGCCTAATTTCAAGCAACTGTTCCAACTTTCCAAATATTTGCTTTTTAACCTTCAATCCAAAAAACGCGCCTTGATTGTAGGAAAAAAACATTATGATATTGGCAATGATCTTTTCATTAAGATGTTAGATAAACGGATGGCTTATTCTTGCGCTTATTGGAAAAATGCATCGAATTTGGATGAGGCGCAAGAAGCCAAGCTGGAGCTTATATGCCAGAAGCTTTACCTTAAGCCCGGGATGAGAATTTTAGATATTGGCTGCGGCTGGGGAAGCTTTGCTAAGTATGCGGCAGAAAAACATCACGTAGAAGTCGTGGGAATTACAATCTCTCAGCAGCAACTAGAGCTGGCTAAAGAGCTTTGCAAAGAGCTTCCCGTCACGCTTCGCTTCCAAGATTATCGGGATGTCAACGACATGTTCGATCGCATTGTTTCCATTGGCCAAATGGAACATGTCGGATATAAAAATTATCGCACTTATATGCAAACGGCCTACCGCTGTCTCAAAAACGACGGCATTTTTCTTCTGCACACGATTGGAAGTAATAAAACAACCAAAAAAAGCGATCCCTGGATTGAGAAGTATATTTTCCCCAATGGAATGGTCCCTTCTGCCGAACAATTAACTCAAGCGGCTAATGGTCTTTTCATTTTTGAGGACTGGCATAACTTTGGCGCTTATTATGATAAAACCTTGATGGCTTGGCATGATAATTTTGTCCGAAATTGGGACTCCTTAAAAGCGCACTATGACGAACGTTTTTACCGCATGTGGACATATTATCTATTATCTTGCGCTGGAGCTTTTCGCAGTCGAGACCTCCAATTATGGCAAATTGTTTTTGTCAAAAAGGGAATTCCGGGAGGTTATATTTCTGTCCGCTAAACAATCGCACCTAACGCCGCACAACCGTTTCAATTCTCAATCCCTTTTCAACTTCTTGCAGGCATATCACTTCAACGGAACGCAAGGAATAGTGCCAATCAGGCGCCTCTTTTTTTAATTGTTCAACGGTATAATGAGCCAAGCTTAAGCCGGCATTCACTTTATCGGCAGAATCTAAAGTGAAAACCTTTACAGCCTCTATGGAGGCAATTTGCATATCTTGGGAATCAACTACCGCTCTATCAATGTAGGGAACATCGCTAAGCTCCTCCCTGGCTCGAAGAGCTTGTGCACTTTGACAAAGAATCTGCCATTCAGAATCCGTATAATTTTCCAAAAGCTCCTCTCTCATCTGATAAGCATACAATGTTTCGATCAAACGAAAGAAGCCGGGAACCGTCCGCCCATGCCCTGTAATGTGCTGAAAGGATTCTAACAGGCATTCCTTTAACACTAACAACCCTTCTTGTCCTTTACTATCTAAAGAAGGCCTCTCAAATACGGCTGCTAAATTCACGCAGACACGATCCCACGCTAAAAAGAGAGTCAAATCATGAAGGATATGATAAGGATTCTCCCTTAATTGCTGCTCATACCGGTCCAAAGCAGGTAAGAAAAGCTCTGCCGTAGAAGAAGATAGGGCTGATTCCCGTGTTCTTTTAATTTGGCTCAATAAAAAAGTCTGATCAATCTGTGGCAAAGATTTGACTTGTGTCAAGCACTCAACAAAGAGCTGATCGAATAAATAGATTAACAAATCTTTTTCAGGCTCTACTGTTAAAGTAGAAATGAGAAGCGCAAAAAGCTTATGCTCATCTGCAAATTTGGGAAACATCTTAAAGATTAAACTCAAATCAATATATTCGAGCAAAGAAGGCCAATCGAAAATAATATGAAGGGGCTGATCGTCCGCTAAAATCCCCGCTTGATGGCAAACTTGCAGAAGAATATTGCTCTCTCCCTCTGCATCATTTTTAAGTCGTCGAATTAATCTATTGTCAATATACGCTTTCATATACCTATCTATATTTAATCATAAAGAACGCTGGTCTTTGCAATACTCTCTAATAGGGTGGATTAAAATCGCTAATGACCTATATTTGAGGTTGTTGCGGATTTAATACACGCGCTAAGCGCTGAGTGATTAATCAAGAAAAGTCAACTAGTCTCTTAATTTTTCCATCTGCGAATTCATAAAGAGAAATACCTTTTAACTTTAAAGAATCCCCTTTTTTAAGGCCACCTGGTAAATCTTGCGCTAGAATAGCCGCATACTCAATTTCGACTGCTATCTTATCTGTATCCACAATCCAATTTGTTACAATCTGTTTTCTATCTGAGAAAATCTGTGCACTTTGATCAGCCATTTTGAACAGCTCTTCTTTGCCATGGCATTCAATCGTCTCATTGTCATGACTGATGCTTTGAAAAATGCAATCGTCGGTAAATAAATCAATCATTTGTTTAATTTCGAAAGAATTGTATAAATCAATAAACCGCTGAACGAGACCTTTTCCCAACATCTGATTAGAATTGTGCATATCTTACCTATTCTTATATGTCATTATAGGCAGATAAGTTCTTTACAAGAAGATAAAAGAGCGGCAAAGGAGGATTATGGCATCCCTCTCCTTAGAATTTTCCCCTCTCAAAGACACTTACACGCCTTTAAAAATTCACGCTAACAGTCTTTCCATTGAGGCGCGCTATTACGCTGCGCAAGAAAAAGGCAAAGCTCTTTTAACTGTGGGAGGCGTGGGAGGCGGTTTTGATACTCCTGCCCGTGGGCTTTATCCATTTATTGGTCAAGAGCTATGCCAAGAAGGCATTTCCACCTTGCATCTGCAATACCGGCGCCCAACAGATCTTGCCACTTGCATCCAAGATGTCCTATATGGAATAGAAGCGCTCTCTTCTCTTGAGCATAAGCACATGGCTTTAATTGGACACTCTCTCGGAGGCACTGTCGTCATCGCGGCAGCAGCGCAATGTCCTTCTGTTATTTCGGTCATTACTTTAGCTACACAAAGCTATGGAGCCATACAAGCGGCTAAAATGCTTCGCAAACAACCCTTGCTACTCATCCATGGATTAAAGGATGATAATCTTCCACCTGCCTGTTCTGAGCAGATTTACAACCAGGTCCATGGCCCTAAAGAACTGATCTTCTTGCCGGGAGCCGGCCATGCCCTAGATGAGGCAGCCAACGAAGTCAAACGCCTTTGCCTTGATTGGATAAGATCGACCCTCTGAACAATTGTATTATCCCCATGACAACCTATACTTAAAATCACTTTCTTATAAAGTTTATATAATTAATTCGCTTGATTTATTAAATTTATTAATTTTTATTGAATTTCAATATAGGCATTTACATTATTTTACGACAAATTAAAACAAGAAACATTTGATGAGAATTATCTTCGGCTCCTCTTTTGCAGCGACTTTTATTAAATCAAATGCAAATACCGACGAATACGGAAAAGTTATGAAAATTAATGGGATATTATTCTCTATTGTTAAATTACAGCAGTACATCAGTTTTTTTAAGTGATGAACAATATCCAAGTATCAAATGGCCAATTCATTTTAAATGAGCCAAATTTTAAATAGGCGGCTTTCAGGCAGGGCCTTTCCTACCAAGCCGAAGTTTATCTCTTTGGACTTGGCATGAAAAGGCGAAGGCCTTTTTCTATTTATACTTACTCCAAACGAGCTTTGTATTCATTAGCCAGGCTATTGTGAGGATTGATTTCTAATGCTTGGTCTAGATCTGCCCGCGCTTCAGCTAAATGGCCCTGCTGAAAATGGCACACCCCTCGATAAGCCAAAGCAAAGCTATCTTTGGGATTAATGCGCAAGACTTGTTCCCAATCTGCTAAAGCCAGATCAATTTCATTCTTTAACTTGTAACAGTCTCCTCTTTCCGTTAAAGCAAATGTATCATTAGGATTAATTTGGAGAGCTGTGTTGAAATCTTCCAAGGCTAAATCAAAAAGTCCTTCTAGCTTATAGCATATGCCTCTTTCCGCTAATGCAAATGCATTGCTAGGATTGATTCGTAAAAGGTGATTAAAATCCTCCATCGCTGCAACCCTATTATCAGATAAACGATAGCATTGCCCTCTATAGGCTAATGCCATGGCGTCATCCGGGTTTCTTTCCAATACTTGGTTAAAATCTGCGATAGCAAGATCTAAATTATCCAATTTTTTATAGAATAACCCCCGCTTAATTAAAGCAATGTTATTCTCTGGCTCAACTTCTACCGCTTTATTAAAGTCCGCGTAAGCTAACTCTAGCTCTCCCATTAATTGATAGCATTCCCCTCTTTTGATTAAAGCCTGCCCATCATCCGGGTAAAGCGATACCAATTGGTTAAAGTCGGCAAGCCCTCGTTCAAAATTCCCTTTGCTCCTATAGCAAGAGCCTCTTAAAGTCAAAACGGAATAATCATTCGGTTGAATCTGCAAGTAACGATCAAAATCGGCAATGGCCAAATCCCATTGATTATCGCATTTGAAATATCCCCCTCTATGCATTAGAGCAGAAGCATTATGCGCATGAATATATAAAGCTCTTGTAAAATCGATCAGAGCTAACCCTTTCTCTCTTTTTTTTTGATAGCAGATTCCTCGATAAGCTAAAGCGCCCGAATTGCAGGCATTGATTTGCAAGGCAAGATTGCTTTCCTCAAGAGCTTGATCAAAATTTTGGTCCATGAGAAAAATCAACGCACGCAGTGTATGAACAGTTTCTTTTCTATTGTAGGCCAATGCCTGGTTAGTATACTTAATTGCTTCTATCCGATTCGAATCCTTATAGTGCTCGCTTTTCAAAATTAAGCCTAGATCCTCCCATCCGCATTTTTTTAACAATAGATCGATTTTTTCGCTTATTTCCGGTCCTCGTTTATTTTGAATCAAAAAGGATAAGTAAAAGAAGTATGTAAAAGGCGCTTTTTCAAAAAAGACTTCAGAAATGTCTTGTTCAAAATAAAATTGAGCGACCGATTGAATAACGGAATGATTCAAATTAAAATTAAAGTAACCGAACTCCACAATCGCTTGGCATGCCGCCTCCACCTCTTCTAGAGAACTGTCCTTGTTTAAATAAGCGATCGTGTTTCTAATTGCATTTAATAAGCAAATGAAGACTTTCTCTTTTTTCCTTCCTTCCGCTGTGCACGATTTATTTAAATGGATAAAAATCGATAAGAGTTCCGCATGATTACCGTTTTTTTTTCTATATGCTTCTACTCCTTTTATCCAGCTGGGAAAGAACTTTATTTCCAATTCTCCCGGTAAATTGAAAATAAAAGTAAAGCAATTAACCATTGATTGTAAATGAGCTGCGGTTTGCTCCTCAATCACTTTTTGGCAAGCCTCAAAAACCCTATCCATCAGATAGCGATCGCTTAATAAAATGATATCTTCTAATACATCAAAGTTCTCTTCCGAAGCCTGGAAATCAACAAAAAGCTTTTGCTCCAATGCCGGATTGATTTTTTGAAAAGCAAACTGAAGAACCTTTGCAATAGCTTGGGGATGAAAAGGCACGTTGGGTTCTTTTTCCCAAGAGATTCTTTCCTCTTGTGACCAATTTTTACTGAACATGACTGATCGATAAACGGTCGAAATAGCTGCCAGTATAAATTTAGGAACGATAAATGATAAGGGCTTCTGATTGTCATCATAAGAAATGATTTCAATATTTCCTAAATTATCTGCTAAATTAGGAGCCAGGCAAAGCAAAGCATTTTCAGATTCAACCCTTCTTTTTTTAAGAGAAGAAGGCTTTTTTTCTTCTTCCGGACGAGATGTAAACATCGCTTTCAATTTTTCGATTTTTCTTTTAAGCGCTTGGTTTTCCTTCTTTAATTCAGCTAATTCACTGTTCACAGCACTTTGCTCTAAGCCAACTGGCTGATTGGATGAAACGGGATGCATAAGCGATCTATCCTATTAGTTAGAGTTCCATTTCCAACAAAAAGCTAAAATGAAAGGAAAGCTTTTAGCACTCAAACTAGCTTGAAACACAAAGCGTGCAATATTCAGCCGAAAAGGTAAAAATGGGATTAAAAGCCTTACCTAAACGATTAACCTCGGCATTCTTCATATAAGAATGCGGGCAAGAATGCCGGAAATGGATTAATAATTTAGTTAATGAGAATTAAGATTAAGAACGAGACAAAAATAAGTGCCAAAGCATATCTATTAACTATACTTTAGTTTTTATCTTTCCATTTTTAGCAGTATCAAATTTTGATACTTGAAGATTATAATTGCGATTAGATTAACAATCTGAAAATTTTAATTCAACACAAAACTATCCACAAACTAATTTATTACAAACAAGAAATTATTTCGAATTTATATTTCATAAAATTTTGAAAGTTTAGAGGTTGTTTCCTTTCTTTCGCTCCTATCGCTATATAAAACACAGCAAAAAGAACATTCATTTTTAAAGCGGACATCAAATTGCGTACTGCTCAGCCTTTTGAAGGCCATAGAGGCGTGGCAAACATCTCTATGCATCTTTTCGTCTCTGTATTGTTATTCAGTTATAGAAGCGAACGGAAGGGTATCCATCTATTTTGACCGCTCCCTCTTTGCGCGCTCTACAGCTTTACCCTTTTAACCGGTAAGAGAATTTGCTCCTCCAGCTAAAATAGAATGCAGAAGCACAAAGACGCTATGAGGCGCGGAGAAAAACGGGCCTACCGTGCGTGCAATTTTAGAAGGCTTTTTAATTTTCGAAAGCTTGAACAAGGACCCAATCGCCAAAATACAAATAAATTTTTAATATTATTGTTTTAATCGGCAAGATCAGAAGTAAAAAGAGAAGGGATTTTTAATGAATTGAGTGCCCAGTCTTTTTCTCTGAGCCGTTGCAGGGGCAAGAACGGGAAGGCCGGGAAAATTACAAATCAAAAAAA
This DNA window, taken from Candidatus Protochlamydia phocaeensis, encodes the following:
- a CDS encoding GlsB/YeaQ/YmgE family stress response membrane protein; protein product: MMSILGAIIIGFIVGLFARFLMPGRDPLGFIWTTLLGIGGAIIGKLIGQAIGLYKEHQSAGFFMSLIGAMILLYIYHHFKNKQDTAP
- the cfa gene encoding cyclopropane fatty acyl phospholipid synthase — encoded protein: MFKNQYEQEKLMANEVIKDLVSQKFRLAGIDINQNNRSGIQVHDQRFYETVWNEGSLGLGESYMNGWWDAERVDEFIYHILKADLESTIKPNFKQLFQLSKYLLFNLQSKKRALIVGKKHYDIGNDLFIKMLDKRMAYSCAYWKNASNLDEAQEAKLELICQKLYLKPGMRILDIGCGWGSFAKYAAEKHHVEVVGITISQQQLELAKELCKELPVTLRFQDYRDVNDMFDRIVSIGQMEHVGYKNYRTYMQTAYRCLKNDGIFLLHTIGSNKTTKKSDPWIEKYIFPNGMVPSAEQLTQAANGLFIFEDWHNFGAYYDKTLMAWHDNFVRNWDSLKAHYDERFYRMWTYYLLSCAGAFRSRDLQLWQIVFVKKGIPGGYISVR
- a CDS encoding nuclear transport factor 2 family protein codes for the protein MHNSNQMLGKGLVQRFIDLYNSFEIKQMIDLFTDDCIFQSISHDNETIECHGKEELFKMADQSAQIFSDRKQIVTNWIVDTDKIAVEIEYAAILAQDLPGGLKKGDSLKLKGISLYEFADGKIKRLVDFS
- a CDS encoding alpha/beta hydrolase family protein, encoding MASLSLEFSPLKDTYTPLKIHANSLSIEARYYAAQEKGKALLTVGGVGGGFDTPARGLYPFIGQELCQEGISTLHLQYRRPTDLATCIQDVLYGIEALSSLEHKHMALIGHSLGGTVVIAAAAQCPSVISVITLATQSYGAIQAAKMLRKQPLLLIHGLKDDNLPPACSEQIYNQVHGPKELIFLPGAGHALDEAANEVKRLCLDWIRSTL
- a CDS encoding tetratricopeptide repeat protein, which produces MHPVSSNQPVGLEQSAVNSELAELKKENQALKRKIEKLKAMFTSRPEEEKKPSSLKKRRVESENALLCLAPNLADNLGNIEIISYDDNQKPLSFIVPKFILAAISTVYRSVMFSKNWSQEERISWEKEPNVPFHPQAIAKVLQFAFQKINPALEQKLFVDFQASEENFDVLEDIILLSDRYLMDRVFEACQKVIEEQTAAHLQSMVNCFTFIFNLPGELEIKFFPSWIKGVEAYRKKNGNHAELLSIFIHLNKSCTAEGRKKEKVFICLLNAIRNTIAYLNKDSSLEEVEAACQAIVEFGYFNFNLNHSVIQSVAQFYFEQDISEVFFEKAPFTYFFYLSFLIQNKRGPEISEKIDLLLKKCGWEDLGLILKSEHYKDSNRIEAIKYTNQALAYNRKETVHTLRALIFLMDQNFDQALEESNLALQINACNSGALAYRGICYQKKREKGLALIDFTRALYIHAHNASALMHRGGYFKCDNQWDLAIADFDRYLQIQPNDYSVLTLRGSCYRSKGNFERGLADFNQLVSLYPDDGQALIKRGECYQLMGELELAYADFNKAVEVEPENNIALIKRGLFYKKLDNLDLAIADFNQVLERNPDDAMALAYRGQCYRLSDNRVAAMEDFNHLLRINPSNAFALAERGICYKLEGLFDLALEDFNTALQINPNDTFALTERGDCYKLKNEIDLALADWEQVLRINPKDSFALAYRGVCHFQQGHLAEARADLDQALEINPHNSLANEYKARLE